Proteins co-encoded in one Arthrobacter sp. ERGS1:01 genomic window:
- the argF gene encoding ornithine carbamoyltransferase, whose protein sequence is MTRHFLVDTDLSPAEQAEVLDLAAELKKAPYSRATFAGDGAGRKTVAVIFDKTSTRTRVSFAAGVADLGGNPLIINPGEAQIGHKESVADTAKVLERMVATIVWRTYGQAGLEEMAANSSVPVINALSDDYHPCQLLADLLTIKEHKGELAGLTMTYMGDSANNMANSYLLAGVTAGMHVRITGPEGYLPAAAVVAAAEERAALTGGSVLVTTDADAAVAGADVLVTDTWVSMGQEDEKAARMELFKDYALDDAALAKADDGAIVLHCLPAYRGYEIAASVIDGPQSVVWDEAENRLHAQKALMVWLVEKSLSENAEAAGARS, encoded by the coding sequence ATGACCCGGCATTTCCTGGTAGACACCGACCTGAGCCCCGCCGAACAGGCCGAGGTGCTTGACCTCGCCGCCGAACTGAAAAAGGCGCCCTACTCCAGGGCAACCTTCGCCGGCGACGGTGCGGGCCGCAAAACCGTGGCCGTCATCTTCGACAAGACCTCCACCCGGACCAGGGTCTCCTTTGCCGCCGGTGTGGCCGATCTTGGCGGCAACCCGCTGATCATCAACCCCGGCGAGGCGCAGATCGGCCACAAGGAATCCGTGGCGGACACCGCCAAGGTCCTGGAGCGCATGGTCGCCACGATTGTCTGGCGCACCTACGGGCAGGCCGGGCTTGAGGAAATGGCCGCGAATTCTTCGGTGCCCGTCATCAACGCGCTTTCCGACGATTACCACCCGTGCCAGTTGTTGGCGGACCTGCTCACCATCAAGGAGCACAAGGGTGAACTGGCCGGGCTGACCATGACCTACATGGGGGATTCGGCCAACAATATGGCCAACTCCTACCTTCTGGCCGGTGTCACGGCCGGCATGCACGTGCGCATCACCGGCCCCGAGGGCTACCTGCCGGCCGCCGCCGTCGTGGCCGCCGCCGAGGAACGTGCCGCGCTCACGGGCGGATCCGTGCTGGTCACCACCGACGCCGACGCCGCGGTTGCCGGCGCGGACGTGCTGGTCACCGACACCTGGGTGTCCATGGGCCAGGAGGACGAGAAAGCCGCCCGCATGGAACTGTTCAAGGACTACGCCCTCGACGACGCCGCCCTGGCCAAGGCCGACGACGGCGCCATCGTCCTGCACTGCCTGCCGGCCTACCGCGGCTACGAGATTGCCGCCTCCGTGATCGACGGGCCGCAGTCAGTGGTCTGGGACGAGGCCGAGAACCGCCTGCACGCCCAGAAGGCGCTCATGGTGTGGCTCGTGGAAAAGTCGCTCTCGGAAAACGCAGAAGCGGCCGGCGCCCGATCATGA
- the argJ gene encoding bifunctional glutamate N-acetyltransferase/amino-acid acetyltransferase ArgJ encodes MSVTSAQGFRASGVTAGLKASGNPDLALVINDGPQRSAAAVFTSNRVAAAPVHWSRQVLSDGRVDAVVLNSGGANACTGPEGFQNTHTTAEKVADVLGISATDVAVCSTGLIGEQLPMEKILPGIEAAAAALAHDGGAGAATAIMTTDTVAKQASWTSAPNNDGATYTIGGMAKGAGMLAPGLATMLVVITTDAEVEAEGLDAALRDAVRVTFNRADSDGCMSTNDTVLLLASGASSVFPDMDEFIAGLTEVCATLARGLIADAEGANHDIAITTVNADSERDAEIVSRSVARSNLFKCAIFGNDPNWGRVLSSVGTTDAVFDPNEINVSINGVQICRKGGIGDSRDLVDLTGREVTVEIDLRAGDASATIWTNDLTHAYVEENSAYSS; translated from the coding sequence ATGAGCGTGACATCCGCACAAGGCTTCCGGGCCTCCGGCGTAACCGCCGGGTTGAAGGCCTCCGGCAACCCGGACCTGGCCCTGGTCATCAACGACGGCCCGCAACGCAGCGCCGCCGCCGTTTTCACCAGCAACCGGGTTGCCGCGGCCCCCGTTCACTGGTCCCGCCAGGTCCTCAGCGACGGCCGGGTCGACGCCGTCGTCCTGAACTCCGGCGGCGCCAACGCCTGCACGGGCCCCGAGGGCTTCCAAAACACGCACACCACGGCCGAGAAGGTGGCCGACGTCCTGGGGATCTCCGCCACCGACGTCGCCGTCTGCTCCACCGGGCTGATCGGTGAGCAGCTCCCCATGGAGAAGATCCTGCCCGGCATCGAGGCGGCCGCGGCAGCCTTGGCGCACGACGGCGGGGCTGGTGCGGCTACCGCCATCATGACCACCGACACCGTCGCCAAGCAGGCGTCCTGGACGTCGGCGCCCAACAACGACGGCGCGACTTACACGATCGGCGGCATGGCCAAGGGTGCCGGCATGCTCGCCCCCGGGCTCGCCACCATGCTGGTGGTCATCACGACCGACGCCGAGGTGGAAGCCGAAGGCCTCGACGCCGCCCTGCGCGACGCCGTGCGGGTCACCTTCAACCGGGCCGACTCCGACGGTTGCATGTCCACCAACGACACCGTGCTGCTGCTCGCCTCCGGCGCCTCCTCCGTGTTCCCGGACATGGACGAGTTCATTGCCGGACTGACCGAGGTCTGTGCAACCCTGGCCCGCGGCCTGATCGCCGACGCCGAAGGTGCCAACCACGACATCGCCATCACCACCGTCAACGCGGACAGTGAGCGCGACGCCGAAATCGTCTCCCGCTCCGTGGCCCGCTCCAACCTGTTCAAGTGCGCCATCTTCGGCAACGACCCCAACTGGGGCCGGGTGCTCTCCTCCGTGGGCACCACCGACGCCGTTTTCGACCCCAACGAGATCAACGTCAGCATCAACGGCGTCCAGATCTGCCGCAAGGGCGGAATCGGCGACTCCCGCGACCTCGTGGACCTCACGGGCCGCGAAGTCACCGTCGAGATCGACCTCCGCGCCGGCGACGCCTCCGCGACGATCTGGACCAACGACCTCACCCACGCGTACGTCGAAGAAAACAGCGCCTACTCCTCGTAA
- the argB gene encoding acetylglutamate kinase, giving the protein MNSVETAQDKAASLIEALPWIQQFAGTVVVVKYGGNAMINDELRRAFAEDIVFMHHVGIKPVVVHGGGPQINSMLKRLDIQSEFKGGLRVTTPEAMDVVRMVLTGQVGRELVGLINSHGAYAVGLSGEDGALLQAERTGTIVDGLPVDLGLVGEVVGVNPGAILDLLEAGRIPVISTVAPEVGDASTVLNVNADTAAAALAIALEASRLVILTDVEGLYANWPDKSSLLTELGAGQLRAMLPSLESGMIPKMGACLAAVDGGVARAAVVDGRSAHSVLLELMTTAGNGTQIFPDEEDAS; this is encoded by the coding sequence ATGAATTCGGTGGAAACCGCGCAGGACAAGGCCGCGTCGCTGATTGAGGCGTTGCCGTGGATCCAGCAATTTGCCGGCACCGTGGTGGTGGTCAAATACGGCGGCAACGCCATGATCAACGACGAGCTGCGCCGCGCCTTCGCCGAGGACATCGTGTTCATGCACCATGTGGGCATCAAGCCCGTTGTGGTGCACGGCGGCGGGCCGCAGATCAACTCGATGCTCAAGCGCCTGGACATCCAGAGCGAGTTCAAGGGCGGGCTGCGCGTCACCACGCCGGAGGCCATGGACGTGGTCCGGATGGTCCTGACCGGCCAGGTGGGGCGTGAACTCGTGGGCCTGATCAACTCCCACGGAGCCTACGCCGTGGGCCTGTCCGGCGAGGACGGCGCCCTGTTGCAGGCCGAACGCACCGGCACCATCGTGGACGGCCTGCCCGTGGACCTCGGCCTGGTGGGCGAGGTTGTCGGCGTGAACCCCGGCGCCATCCTCGACCTGCTCGAGGCCGGCCGGATCCCCGTCATCTCCACCGTGGCCCCCGAAGTCGGGGACGCCTCAACGGTCCTGAACGTCAACGCCGACACCGCCGCCGCCGCGCTGGCCATCGCGCTGGAGGCCTCCCGCCTGGTCATCCTGACCGACGTCGAGGGCCTGTACGCCAACTGGCCCGACAAGTCATCGCTGCTCACCGAACTGGGCGCCGGCCAGCTGCGCGCCATGCTCCCGTCCCTGGAATCGGGCATGATCCCGAAGATGGGCGCCTGCCTGGCCGCGGTCGACGGCGGCGTGGCCCGGGCCGCCGTCGTCGACGGCCGCAGCGCACACTCGGTATTGCTGGAACTGATGACCACCGCCGGCAACGGCACCCAAATTTTCCCTGACGAAGAGGACGCCTCATGA
- a CDS encoding quinone oxidoreductase family protein, translating into MSEPSRAIVAVAPGGPEVLVLREVERPVAGRGELLVKVAAVGVNFIETYQRDGTYKVPFPFTPGSEAAGTVVEVGPGVHGFAVGDQVATAEGSGAYAEYTLIRAEVALPVPAAVPLDIAAALPLQGMTAHYLMNSAYHVEPGQNVLVHAGAGGVGLLLTQMLKDRGARVITTVSTDEKEELSRVAGAHDVLRYDGFADAVRELTDGDGVDVVFDGVGKDTFDGSLASLRIRGTLVLFGGASGQVPPLDLQRLNSGGSLFVTRPTLGHYLLNAKERRWRSAEVFNAVAEGRLAARIGERYSLADAGQAHADLQARKTTGKVILLP; encoded by the coding sequence ATGAGCGAGCCAAGCCGAGCCATCGTCGCCGTTGCCCCCGGCGGGCCCGAGGTACTGGTGTTGCGCGAGGTTGAGCGGCCCGTTGCAGGGCGTGGTGAGCTGCTGGTCAAGGTGGCCGCCGTGGGCGTGAACTTCATTGAAACCTACCAGCGGGACGGCACGTACAAGGTCCCCTTCCCGTTCACGCCCGGCTCCGAGGCTGCGGGCACCGTGGTGGAGGTCGGCCCCGGAGTGCACGGCTTTGCCGTGGGAGACCAGGTTGCCACGGCCGAGGGTTCGGGTGCCTACGCCGAATACACGCTGATCCGGGCGGAGGTGGCGCTGCCGGTGCCGGCCGCCGTGCCGCTGGACATTGCCGCGGCGCTGCCGTTGCAGGGCATGACGGCCCATTACCTGATGAATTCGGCCTATCACGTGGAGCCCGGGCAAAACGTGCTGGTGCATGCGGGCGCCGGCGGCGTGGGCCTGCTGCTCACGCAAATGCTCAAGGATCGCGGCGCCCGGGTCATCACCACGGTGTCCACGGACGAGAAGGAAGAGCTGTCCCGCGTGGCCGGCGCGCATGACGTGCTGCGTTATGACGGCTTTGCCGACGCTGTCCGGGAGCTCACCGACGGCGACGGCGTGGATGTGGTGTTCGACGGCGTCGGGAAGGACACCTTTGACGGCTCCCTGGCGTCGCTGCGCATCCGGGGCACCCTGGTGCTCTTTGGCGGGGCGTCGGGACAGGTGCCGCCACTGGACCTGCAGCGCCTGAATTCCGGCGGTTCGCTGTTTGTCACCCGGCCCACCCTGGGCCACTACCTGCTCAACGCCAAGGAGCGCCGCTGGCGCTCGGCGGAGGTGTTCAACGCGGTGGCCGAGGGAAGGCTGGCCGCGCGCATCGGGGAGCGGTATTCGCTGGCCGACGCCGGGCAGGCCCACGCGGACCTGCAGGCTCGCAAAACCACCGGCAAGGTCATCCTGCTGCCGTAA
- the argC gene encoding N-acetyl-gamma-glutamyl-phosphate reductase, which produces MTISVAVSGASGYAGGEVLRLLASHPDVTIGAITAHSNAGSRLGDLQPHLHALADRILEETTVENLAGHDVVFLALPHGASAEIAAQLPADTLVIDAGADHRLEDSAAWEKFYGSPHAGTWPYGLPELPGARALLKGAKRIAVPGCYPTSSLLALQPGFSAGALLPDDVVIVAASGTSGAGKAAKVNLIGSEVMGSMNPYGVGGGHRHTPEIQQGLSNASGLDVRVSFTPTLAPMSRGILATATAKVSAEIAALADPGAALRQIWVDAYADEPFVHVLPEGQWPTTKSVVGSNYAALQLAYDPNVNRVIVCAAIDNLTKGTAGGAVQSMNIALGLPETAGLTFQGVAP; this is translated from the coding sequence ATGACAATTTCTGTAGCCGTCTCCGGTGCCAGTGGATATGCCGGGGGAGAGGTGCTGCGCCTGCTGGCCAGCCACCCGGATGTGACGATTGGGGCCATCACGGCCCACAGCAATGCCGGCTCCCGCCTGGGAGACCTCCAGCCGCACCTGCATGCGTTGGCGGACCGGATCCTCGAGGAGACCACGGTGGAAAACCTGGCCGGACACGACGTCGTGTTCCTGGCCCTGCCGCACGGCGCCTCGGCCGAGATCGCCGCCCAGCTGCCGGCGGACACCCTCGTGATCGACGCCGGCGCCGACCACCGGCTGGAGGACTCCGCCGCGTGGGAAAAGTTCTACGGCTCACCCCACGCCGGCACCTGGCCTTACGGGCTGCCCGAACTTCCCGGCGCGCGTGCCCTGTTGAAGGGCGCCAAGCGGATCGCCGTGCCCGGCTGCTACCCGACCAGCTCGCTGCTGGCCCTGCAGCCCGGCTTCAGCGCCGGTGCCCTGCTGCCCGACGACGTCGTCATCGTCGCGGCGTCCGGCACCTCCGGGGCGGGCAAGGCCGCCAAGGTCAACCTGATCGGCTCCGAGGTCATGGGCTCCATGAACCCGTACGGGGTGGGCGGCGGGCACCGCCACACACCCGAAATCCAGCAGGGGCTCTCCAACGCCTCCGGCCTGGACGTGCGTGTCTCATTCACGCCCACGCTGGCCCCCATGAGCCGGGGCATCCTCGCCACGGCCACGGCCAAGGTGTCGGCGGAGATTGCCGCGCTGGCCGATCCCGGCGCGGCCCTGCGCCAGATCTGGGTGGATGCCTACGCGGATGAACCGTTTGTCCACGTGCTCCCCGAGGGTCAGTGGCCGACCACCAAATCCGTGGTGGGCTCCAACTATGCGGCCCTGCAACTGGCGTACGACCCCAACGTCAACCGCGTGATCGTATGCGCGGCCATCGACAACCTCACCAAAGGCACCGCCGGCGGCGCCGTCCAATCCATGAACATCGCCCTGGGCCTGCCCGAAACCGCAGGCCTGACCTTCCAAGGAGTAGCACCATGA
- a CDS encoding acetylornithine transaminase — protein MSTDTPGQTPETANSTDLAHANAAAVTGTGTGAQWLERYSDSLMGVFGNPQRVLVRGAGALVWDADGKEYLDLLGGIAVNALGHAHPFVTSVIASQLATLGHVSNFFTSPTQIALAEKLLELSQAPAGSKVFFANSGTEANEAAFKLARAHGKANPGTGGRARTTILALEGAFHGRTMGALALTAKQAYREPFEPMPAGVRHLPFNDIDALRDAMDDTVAALVIEPIQGEAGVRPLSAEYLKAARELATQAGALLILDEVQTGVGRTGDWFAGTAAGITPDAMTLAKGLGGGFPIGAMVTFGEGPSQLLSAGQHGTTFGGNPVATAAALATLHVLQAQDVLANVRAVSAFLAEGLAATEGVTEVRAHGLLIGFDLAQPVAAGVVNAGLEAGFIVNAPRPNTIRLAPPLNLTAEQAATFLAALPALIATAVAAHTAEGAS, from the coding sequence ATGAGCACTGACACTCCCGGGCAGACCCCGGAAACCGCCAACTCCACGGACCTGGCACACGCCAACGCGGCCGCCGTCACCGGCACCGGCACGGGCGCACAGTGGCTGGAACGCTACAGCGATTCCCTCATGGGCGTCTTCGGCAACCCGCAGCGCGTCCTGGTGCGCGGCGCCGGGGCACTCGTGTGGGACGCCGACGGCAAGGAATACCTTGACCTGCTCGGCGGCATCGCCGTCAACGCACTGGGCCACGCCCACCCGTTCGTCACCTCAGTGATCGCCAGCCAGCTGGCCACCCTGGGCCACGTCTCCAACTTCTTCACGAGCCCCACCCAGATTGCCTTGGCGGAAAAGCTGCTGGAACTGAGCCAGGCACCCGCCGGCTCCAAGGTGTTCTTCGCCAACTCCGGCACGGAAGCCAACGAGGCCGCGTTCAAGCTGGCCCGCGCCCACGGCAAGGCCAACCCCGGCACCGGCGGCCGGGCCCGCACCACCATCCTGGCCCTCGAAGGCGCCTTCCATGGCCGCACCATGGGAGCCCTGGCCCTGACCGCCAAGCAGGCCTACCGCGAACCGTTCGAGCCCATGCCCGCCGGCGTGCGCCACCTGCCGTTCAACGACATCGATGCCCTCCGCGACGCCATGGACGACACCGTTGCCGCCCTGGTCATCGAACCCATCCAGGGCGAGGCCGGCGTCCGCCCGCTCTCCGCCGAATACCTGAAGGCCGCCCGCGAGCTCGCCACCCAGGCCGGGGCGCTGCTGATCCTGGACGAGGTCCAGACGGGAGTGGGCCGCACGGGAGACTGGTTCGCCGGTACGGCTGCCGGCATCACCCCGGACGCCATGACGCTGGCCAAGGGCCTGGGCGGCGGATTCCCCATCGGCGCCATGGTCACCTTTGGCGAGGGGCCCTCGCAGCTCCTCTCCGCGGGCCAGCACGGCACCACCTTTGGCGGCAACCCCGTCGCCACGGCCGCCGCACTGGCCACCCTGCACGTGCTTCAGGCCCAGGACGTGCTCGCCAACGTCCGTGCCGTCAGTGCCTTCCTGGCCGAGGGTCTTGCCGCGACCGAGGGCGTCACCGAGGTTCGCGCCCACGGCCTGCTGATCGGCTTCGACCTGGCCCAGCCCGTGGCCGCCGGCGTGGTCAACGCCGGCCTCGAAGCAGGATTCATCGTCAACGCCCCGCGCCCCAACACCATCCGCCTGGCCCCGCCGCTGAACCTGACGGCCGAACAAGCCGCCACCTTCCTGGCGGCCCTGCCGGCACTCATCGCGACGGCCGTTGCCGCCCACACCGCAGAAGGAGCATCCTGA
- a CDS encoding arginine repressor, producing the protein MSKATGSGAGMPTTKTARQARVTALLTSRAVRSQAELATLLADDGLVVGQATLSRDLVELRAFRVRGEDGGLIYAVPREGGERGVHSPSSQELLDTRLVRLCGELLVTAEASANIAVLRTPPGAANFLALAIDHSVMPSILGTIAGDDTVMIITRDPLGGAEVAERFLQFAAESSSAG; encoded by the coding sequence ATGAGCAAGGCAACCGGGTCAGGGGCGGGCATGCCCACCACCAAGACCGCCCGCCAGGCCCGCGTGACGGCGCTGCTGACCAGCCGCGCCGTCCGTTCCCAGGCCGAGCTGGCCACCCTGCTGGCCGACGACGGCCTCGTGGTGGGCCAGGCCACGCTGTCCCGCGACCTGGTGGAACTGCGCGCCTTCCGGGTGCGCGGCGAGGACGGCGGCCTGATCTACGCCGTGCCGCGCGAGGGCGGCGAACGCGGCGTCCACTCGCCGTCGTCGCAGGAATTGCTCGACACCCGGCTGGTGCGCCTGTGCGGGGAACTGCTGGTCACGGCCGAGGCGTCCGCGAACATTGCGGTGCTGCGGACCCCGCCGGGTGCGGCGAATTTCCTGGCCCTGGCAATTGACCACTCGGTCATGCCCAGCATCCTGGGTACGATCGCCGGGGACGACACCGTCATGATCATCACCCGGGACCCCCTGGGCGGTGCCGAGGTGGCCGAACGGTTCCTGCAGTTCGCAGCGGAGTCGAGCTCGGCCGGCTGA